The following proteins come from a genomic window of Oscillatoria salina IIICB1:
- the dusB gene encoding tRNA dihydrouridine synthase DusB, which produces MVKISPSLQSKLATPLKIGSVEIKSRVFQSPLSGVTDLVFRRLVRRYAPDSMTYTEMVSAKELHHLRKLPKVMEIAPDEQPISIQLFDCRPDFMAEAAEKAVAEGAKTIDINMGCPVNKITKKGGGSSLLRQPETAAAIVTTVAKAVSIPVTVKTRIGWSDEEINILEFARRMEDAGASMLTLHGRTRAQGYNGTAKWEWIGKVKEILTIPVIANGDIFSVAAAIKCLEETNADGVMCSRGTLGYPFLVGEIDYYFKTGKELPTPTITERLECAKEHLQGLWEYKGIRGIRQSRKHMAWYCQGFPGASKLRDRLSRLESVEEGWESIDRAIATLN; this is translated from the coding sequence ATGGTCAAAATATCTCCCAGCCTGCAAAGCAAACTCGCCACACCCTTAAAAATCGGTTCCGTCGAAATCAAAAGTCGCGTTTTCCAGTCACCCCTTTCCGGAGTTACCGACTTAGTTTTTCGGCGACTAGTAAGACGTTACGCCCCCGACTCAATGACATACACCGAGATGGTAAGCGCCAAAGAATTGCACCATCTGCGAAAACTACCAAAAGTCATGGAAATTGCTCCCGACGAACAACCAATCAGCATTCAACTATTCGACTGCCGTCCTGATTTTATGGCAGAAGCAGCCGAAAAAGCCGTCGCCGAAGGAGCAAAAACCATCGACATCAACATGGGTTGTCCCGTGAACAAAATCACCAAAAAAGGCGGCGGAAGTTCCTTATTGCGTCAACCAGAAACCGCAGCAGCGATCGTTACTACCGTAGCCAAAGCCGTATCCATACCCGTCACCGTCAAAACCCGCATCGGTTGGTCTGACGAAGAAATCAACATCTTAGAATTTGCTCGACGAATGGAAGACGCAGGTGCTTCCATGTTAACTTTACACGGTCGTACCCGCGCCCAAGGCTATAACGGCACCGCCAAATGGGAATGGATTGGCAAAGTAAAGGAAATACTAACTATTCCCGTAATTGCTAACGGAGATATTTTTTCCGTCGCCGCCGCAATCAAATGTCTCGAAGAAACCAACGCCGACGGTGTAATGTGTTCGCGAGGGACTTTAGGTTATCCGTTTTTAGTGGGAGAAATAGATTATTATTTTAAGACAGGTAAAGAGTTACCCACACCAACAATAACTGAGCGTTTAGAATGTGCTAAAGAACACCTCCAAGGCTTGTGGGAATATAAAGGAATTCGGGGTATTCGCCAGTCAAGAAAACACATGGCTTGGTATTGTCAAGGATTTCCCGGTGCGAGTAAATTACGAGATCGTCTTTCGCGTCTTGAAAGCGTCGAGGAAGGATGGGAATCGATCGATCGCGCGATCGCCACTCTCAACTAA
- a CDS encoding Hsp20/alpha crystallin family protein yields the protein MALVRWQPFREVDSLQREMNRLFDSFLTEDGEHRRSAMATFAPAAEIEETADAIHLRLEIPGMEPQDLDVQVTAEAVSIRGERKSQFKSEEEGMTRTEFRYGQFQRVIPLPGKIKNNEVQAEYKDGILQLTLPKADEEKNKVVKVNIG from the coding sequence ATGGCACTGGTACGTTGGCAACCTTTCCGAGAAGTTGATTCTTTACAACGAGAAATGAATCGTTTATTCGATAGTTTCTTGACCGAAGACGGCGAACATCGTCGTTCAGCTATGGCTACTTTTGCACCCGCAGCCGAAATCGAAGAAACTGCTGATGCTATCCATCTTCGTTTAGAAATTCCTGGTATGGAACCTCAAGATTTAGACGTACAAGTTACTGCGGAAGCTGTTTCTATTCGCGGCGAACGTAAGTCTCAATTTAAATCAGAAGAAGAAGGAATGACTCGTACTGAATTCCGTTACGGACAATTTCAACGAGTAATTCCCCTACCCGGAAAAATCAAAAACAACGAAGTACAAGCTGAATACAAAGATGGGATTCTCCAGCTAACTTTACCCAAAGCTGATGAAGAGAAAAATAAAGTTGTCAAAGTCAACATCGGCTAA
- a CDS encoding alpha/beta hydrolase yields MNSQLDCSGYRTSKLKQESKLAVASGQKKRQRRRSLTGLSIVLFALCCSIATPVSAAERLTLRLGPLQRSVAVNDLEEFAKTGKLPASLRLYAPVLTPQVRQILGNSLQIEPSVAEKFLEELLNSPDGERLIEQLSIALPGSKPEQLKAAIQIAVQQADGLSAISFLRAYPAENLTVDATAAVGIVVQLNASNLQSRILAPMLERELSVETTARSIRSSIDPTAPGAEQIRRRTLILRDRQRQRTIPVDIYYSANTSGPLVVMSHGFAADRKFLTYLAEHLASYGLTVAALEHPGSNIDAVAEMSIGLNPADLLPASEFSARPQDVSFLLDQLQRLNKYPGYLENKFNTEQVTIIGHSLGGYTALALAGGELNLPQLRFFCSDLSPLGRSPADWLQCAGISLPDSPNSLRDRRIVSAIALNPLVGKLFGDKGLNQIKIPTMILAGSEDAIAPPLHHQLLPFTQLKGEKYLLTAIGGTHMSVTDIGNINSAVRQTTLVKELLGTPAEPLRQLVKGTTLAFIKQQSPEANNYKLFLTPEYAQSLTPTVSGQNPSPLQLRLTTQLPARLEAWLQVLGVSDRPIAYKSPLEETQRDPLATAKFLPFAPNFLRRRKTLPKVETSSQNLDSYLTELLED; encoded by the coding sequence ATGAACTCTCAGCTCGACTGTTCTGGCTACAGGACATCCAAGCTCAAACAAGAAAGTAAGCTAGCAGTAGCGTCAGGTCAAAAAAAACGCCAGCGTCGCCGGAGTCTGACGGGACTGTCGATAGTTTTGTTTGCTTTGTGTTGTAGCATAGCCACACCCGTATCAGCAGCAGAACGCTTGACTCTGCGTTTAGGACCGCTTCAACGTTCAGTTGCAGTAAACGATTTAGAAGAATTTGCCAAAACAGGCAAACTGCCAGCTTCTTTAAGACTCTACGCCCCGGTACTAACCCCGCAAGTGCGACAAATTCTAGGAAACAGCTTGCAAATCGAACCTAGCGTAGCCGAAAAATTTCTTGAAGAACTCTTAAACTCTCCCGATGGAGAAAGATTAATCGAACAACTCAGCATCGCCTTACCAGGAAGTAAACCAGAACAGCTAAAAGCAGCAATTCAGATTGCAGTACAGCAAGCAGATGGTTTAAGCGCGATTAGTTTTTTACGAGCCTATCCAGCCGAAAATCTGACCGTAGATGCAACAGCAGCAGTAGGAATTGTCGTACAATTAAACGCCTCAAACCTCCAAAGCCGAATTTTGGCTCCGATGCTAGAGCGAGAACTAAGTGTAGAAACCACAGCCAGATCGATTCGTTCCAGCATAGATCCCACAGCGCCAGGAGCAGAACAAATCCGAAGACGGACATTAATTTTACGCGATCGCCAACGTCAGAGAACTATCCCCGTCGATATTTACTACAGCGCCAACACTAGCGGTCCACTAGTAGTAATGTCTCACGGCTTTGCTGCCGACCGCAAATTTTTAACTTATCTGGCGGAACATTTAGCATCCTATGGTTTAACTGTCGCAGCCTTAGAACATCCGGGCAGTAATATTGATGCAGTCGCCGAAATGTCAATCGGTTTAAACCCCGCCGATTTATTACCCGCTTCCGAATTTAGCGCTCGTCCCCAAGATGTCAGCTTTTTATTAGACCAACTCCAGAGACTAAATAAATATCCTGGTTATTTAGAAAATAAATTTAACACCGAACAAGTAACTATTATCGGTCACTCCTTAGGAGGTTATACCGCCTTAGCCTTAGCAGGAGGAGAATTAAACTTACCTCAACTGCGCTTTTTTTGTTCAGATTTAAGTCCATTAGGGCGATCGCCCGCCGATTGGTTGCAATGCGCTGGGATTAGCTTACCAGACAGCCCCAACTCCCTGCGCGATCGCCGCATCGTTTCCGCGATCGCCCTTAACCCCCTAGTCGGAAAACTCTTTGGTGACAAAGGCTTAAATCAAATCAAAATACCGACAATGATTTTAGCTGGAAGCGAAGACGCGATCGCCCCACCTTTACACCATCAGCTTTTACCATTTACCCAACTAAAAGGAGAAAAATATCTACTCACAGCGATCGGCGGAACCCACATGAGCGTCACCGACATTGGTAACATCAACAGTGCAGTCAGACAAACCACTCTCGTCAAAGAACTTTTAGGTACTCCAGCCGAACCCTTACGACAACTCGTAAAAGGTACAACCTTAGCCTTTATCAAACAACAAAGCCCCGAAGCCAACAACTACAAATTATTTCTGACCCCAGAATATGCCCAAAGTTTAACACCAACAGTATCCGGTCAAAATCCCTCGCCCTTACAACTGCGCTTAACCACCCAACTACCAGCCCGACTCGAAGCATGGCTGCAAGTCTTAGGAGTCAGCGATCGCCCGATCGCCTACAAATCGCCCTTAGAAGAAACTCAGCGAGATCCCCTAGCAACCGCTAAATTTCTTCCCTTCGCACCCAACTTCTTACGTCGTCGTAAAACCCTCCCTAAAGTAGAAACTTCTAGCCAAAATCTCGATAGCTATTTAACCGAACTTTTAGAGGATTAG
- the mrdA gene encoding penicillin-binding protein 2 — MTIIQSGSKLGRRPTPRTVGSQYQSLIMMLLISLLLLGGIGFRLFYLQLVQGEQNRQLAENNRIRLIPKQPVRGTIFDRKGKILASSRLSHSVFVWPIAPKKPNWLQTRARLAEILDIPEEEIQKRVEEAGEDLLERMRVARGLTPAQITALKEFSQELEGVEVDIEHVRHYPNKQLAAHVLGYTGELTAEELARRRQEGYRLGDIAGKMGVEASFEKNLRGEWGGKQVEVNGAGKVLRVLGEKRAKAGKDVNLTIDLELQKAAEAALGRRKGAVVALDPNDGSVLALVSYPSFDPNIFSSRITPETWKQLQGEGNPFVNRALRGFPPASTFKVVTATAGMESGKYSPNTVLNTYAYLNVGGTRFGEWNRAGFGPMGFVRALAWSSNTFFGQIGRGVGGPTLIEWSRRYGFGEKTGIELPEEVPGLIADDAWKQKRFNWEWTVGDTVNMSIGQGFTQATPLQVAVMFAVPANGGYRVKPHLLKNDALPEQWRESLNLKPSTVQILQQGLRQVVASGTGGALRVPHLPPVSGKSGTAEAPPGRPHAWFGAYAPADKPEIVVVAFAEHSGGGGGSVAAPIVRQVMESYFKKTSK, encoded by the coding sequence ATGACGATAATTCAGTCTGGTTCTAAACTTGGAAGACGACCCACTCCTCGTACTGTAGGAAGCCAATATCAATCATTAATTATGATGTTGCTGATTAGCTTGCTTCTGTTGGGCGGAATTGGCTTTCGTCTGTTTTACCTCCAGCTAGTCCAGGGCGAGCAAAATCGGCAGTTAGCAGAAAACAACCGCATTCGCTTAATTCCGAAACAGCCAGTGCGAGGGACTATTTTTGACCGTAAAGGCAAAATTCTTGCTAGTAGCCGCTTATCTCACTCGGTCTTTGTTTGGCCTATTGCTCCCAAAAAACCTAACTGGCTGCAAACTAGGGCGCGTTTGGCAGAGATTCTCGATATCCCAGAAGAGGAAATACAAAAGCGGGTTGAGGAAGCAGGTGAAGATTTACTAGAACGGATGCGGGTTGCTCGTGGTTTGACACCTGCTCAGATTACTGCTCTTAAAGAGTTTAGCCAAGAACTAGAGGGAGTAGAGGTAGATATCGAACACGTCAGACACTACCCTAATAAACAGCTAGCTGCTCACGTTTTAGGCTATACGGGAGAGTTAACCGCAGAAGAATTGGCTCGTCGAAGACAGGAGGGCTATCGGCTTGGTGATATTGCTGGGAAGATGGGAGTTGAAGCCTCTTTTGAAAAGAATTTGCGTGGAGAGTGGGGCGGCAAGCAAGTTGAGGTTAATGGTGCTGGTAAGGTATTGCGCGTGCTAGGTGAAAAGCGTGCTAAAGCAGGTAAGGACGTTAATTTAACTATTGACCTAGAGTTACAAAAAGCGGCGGAAGCTGCTCTTGGCAGACGTAAGGGCGCAGTTGTCGCACTTGACCCGAATGATGGTTCTGTTTTAGCTTTGGTTAGCTATCCTTCTTTCGATCCGAATATTTTCTCATCTCGAATTACACCGGAGACTTGGAAGCAGTTACAAGGGGAAGGTAATCCGTTTGTTAATCGAGCGCTACGCGGTTTTCCACCAGCTTCTACGTTTAAGGTGGTGACGGCTACTGCTGGTATGGAGTCGGGTAAGTATTCTCCGAATACGGTTCTCAATACTTACGCTTATCTTAATGTTGGTGGTACTAGGTTTGGTGAGTGGAACCGAGCCGGATTTGGTCCGATGGGTTTTGTTCGGGCTTTGGCTTGGAGTAGTAATACCTTTTTTGGTCAAATTGGTCGCGGTGTGGGCGGACCGACTTTGATTGAATGGTCGCGTCGCTACGGTTTTGGTGAAAAAACAGGTATTGAGTTACCTGAAGAAGTACCTGGTTTGATTGCTGATGACGCTTGGAAGCAAAAGCGGTTTAATTGGGAATGGACTGTAGGTGATACGGTGAATATGTCTATCGGTCAAGGTTTTACTCAAGCAACGCCTTTACAGGTGGCGGTGATGTTTGCTGTCCCTGCTAATGGCGGCTACCGAGTTAAGCCTCATTTGTTGAAAAATGATGCTCTACCAGAGCAGTGGCGAGAGTCTTTGAATTTGAAACCAAGTACGGTGCAAATTCTACAACAAGGTTTAAGACAGGTGGTTGCTAGCGGTACGGGAGGAGCTTTGCGGGTGCCGCATTTGCCTCCTGTTTCTGGTAAAAGTGGTACGGCTGAGGCTCCTCCAGGTCGTCCGCACGCTTGGTTTGGCGCTTATGCTCCTGCGGATAAGCCAGAAATTGTGGTGGTGGCGTTTGCAGAACATTCTGGTGGTGGCGGTGGTTCGGTTGCTGCACCGATCGTGCGTCAGGTGATGGAGAGTTATTTTAAGAAGACCTCTAAATAG
- a CDS encoding ABC transporter ATP-binding protein: MAQIFLPKQGSTEIEPLQFDVELRKVFKVFNGETAVRGVDIAIRPGEFFSILGPSGCGKTTTLRLIAGFETPSAGEVLIQHKSMNHVPAYRRPVNTVFQSYALFNHLSVAENIAFGLRIKKLSKSEVEARVKEALKSVQMLEYARRFPNQLSGGQQQRVALARALVNRPAVVLLDEPLGALDLKLRKEMQVVLSKLHKDLGLTFVMVTHDQEEALSLSDRIAVMRGGKIEQVGTPAEIYECPRTPFVADFIGDTNLFEGRVTVDDSSLVKVFTGKGLEIIVKTNDQERSLPKNSHKVVVSVRPEKIKLSLEPPTTTQNCFEARLKHIMYLGTHIHYLVELTATGDSVQVMQPNTIAKLPEVNTSIYAHWLAEDCLALVD, from the coding sequence ATGGCTCAAATTTTCCTCCCAAAACAAGGCTCGACCGAGATTGAACCATTACAGTTTGACGTTGAACTGCGTAAGGTGTTCAAGGTTTTCAATGGTGAAACTGCTGTTCGTGGAGTAGATATCGCTATTCGTCCGGGAGAATTTTTTAGTATTCTCGGTCCTTCAGGCTGCGGAAAAACTACTACTCTACGCCTGATTGCTGGATTTGAAACTCCGTCAGCAGGTGAAGTTTTGATTCAACACAAGTCGATGAATCACGTTCCTGCTTATCGCCGCCCGGTGAATACGGTGTTTCAAAGCTATGCTTTATTTAATCATTTGAGCGTGGCAGAAAATATTGCCTTTGGATTGCGGATTAAAAAGTTATCTAAGTCGGAGGTGGAAGCGCGAGTTAAAGAAGCTCTCAAAAGCGTCCAAATGCTTGAATACGCCAGGCGCTTTCCTAATCAATTGTCTGGAGGACAGCAACAACGGGTTGCTTTAGCGCGAGCTTTGGTCAATCGACCTGCGGTGGTTTTACTCGATGAACCTCTGGGAGCGTTGGATTTAAAGCTGCGTAAGGAAATGCAGGTGGTACTTTCTAAGTTACATAAGGACTTGGGGCTAACTTTTGTGATGGTAACTCATGACCAAGAAGAAGCGCTGTCTTTATCCGATCGCATTGCGGTGATGCGTGGAGGTAAAATCGAACAAGTTGGGACTCCGGCAGAAATTTATGAATGTCCTCGGACTCCTTTTGTGGCAGATTTTATTGGCGATACTAATTTGTTTGAAGGGCGCGTAACTGTCGATGATTCTTCTTTGGTGAAGGTTTTTACGGGTAAGGGTTTGGAAATTATCGTAAAAACTAATGACCAAGAGCGATCGCTACCCAAAAATTCTCATAAAGTAGTGGTAAGCGTGCGACCAGAGAAAATTAAACTTTCTCTGGAGCCACCGACGACAACCCAAAATTGTTTTGAAGCCCGACTTAAACACATTATGTATTTGGGTACTCATATTCATTACTTGGTGGAACTAACAGCGACTGGCGATTCGGTACAAGTGATGCAACCGAATACAATTGCTAAGTTACCTGAAGTTAATACCTCGATTTATGCTCATTGGTTGGCAGAAGATTGTTTGGCTTTGGTGGATTGA
- a CDS encoding ABC transporter substrate-binding protein, whose product MPRKFRSRFPKRSTRRRFLQGSAAAAVSGLALSSCGWTLAQISETPPEETKDVLYIYTWAGYTDDELLERFREQTGIRAIADVFDSNEAMLARIQASSGGEYSIIYPSDYMVQEMVDLDLLTQLDKSRIEGWNRLYPRFLDPIYDPEDRYSVPMSWGTTGLIYNRTKLLEEPQDWIYLWNNQQKLSRRMTLVNDVREVIGAALKLLGYSYNSTNPREIKEAYEKLAELKPALAAFTSDAWRTQILSGDLLIAMCYSSDATEIMPENKNLDYVLPASGSSVWADTLVIPRTAPNPDGAYAWINFMLQPEIAAQICERLSFATPNKEAFKLLPPEIQNNKSLFPPESALERCEGIAPIGEEVSEIYDLYWTKLTSS is encoded by the coding sequence GTGCCTCGTAAATTCCGTTCGAGATTCCCGAAACGCTCGACTCGCCGACGTTTCTTACAAGGATCGGCTGCCGCCGCCGTTTCTGGGCTGGCACTTTCTAGCTGTGGTTGGACGCTAGCCCAAATTAGCGAAACTCCTCCGGAGGAAACTAAAGATGTTTTATACATCTACACTTGGGCTGGCTACACTGATGATGAACTTCTGGAACGTTTTCGCGAACAAACTGGTATCCGCGCGATCGCTGATGTTTTTGACTCGAATGAGGCGATGTTGGCGCGGATTCAAGCTAGTAGTGGTGGGGAATACAGTATTATCTATCCTTCTGACTATATGGTGCAGGAAATGGTAGATTTGGATTTGTTGACTCAGCTTGACAAATCTCGGATTGAGGGATGGAACCGACTATATCCCCGTTTTCTCGATCCGATCTACGATCCTGAAGATCGATATAGTGTCCCGATGAGTTGGGGAACTACGGGGTTGATTTATAACCGCACTAAGTTACTCGAAGAACCTCAAGATTGGATTTATCTGTGGAATAATCAACAGAAACTTTCTCGACGGATGACTTTAGTTAATGATGTTCGTGAAGTAATCGGAGCAGCTCTAAAATTGTTGGGCTATTCCTACAACTCTACTAATCCTCGAGAAATTAAAGAAGCTTATGAAAAATTAGCAGAACTTAAACCAGCACTTGCTGCTTTTACTTCTGATGCGTGGCGAACTCAAATCCTTAGTGGTGACTTACTTATCGCTATGTGTTATTCCAGTGATGCTACGGAAATTATGCCGGAAAATAAGAATTTAGATTACGTTCTTCCGGCTAGTGGTTCGTCAGTTTGGGCGGATACTTTAGTTATTCCTCGCACTGCGCCAAATCCGGATGGAGCTTATGCTTGGATTAATTTTATGTTACAACCGGAAATTGCTGCCCAAATTTGCGAACGTCTTAGTTTTGCGACTCCGAATAAAGAGGCATTCAAATTGCTACCACCGGAAATTCAAAATAATAAAAGTCTTTTTCCCCCAGAGTCAGCTTTAGAACGTTGTGAAGGAATCGCACCAATTGGTGAAGAAGTTAGCGAAATTTACGATCTTTACTGGACGAAACTAACCAGTTCTTAG
- a CDS encoding ABC transporter permease: protein MEEKQPVITKKGRLQWLEPTILLAPAGVWLLLLLVLPTLVIFELSLVEGIRPGDVVNPDGLGNYLRVFEPVNLIVVRRSLFFATGTTIICLIFGFPVAYWLGQMSPPRWRNLLLLGFILPLWTSSLLRTYAWITILRPTGVLNTILGAIGIPGLDILNRSPAVLVGMAYSYLPYMVLILYASVEKLDRRLLEASADLGANPLETFWKVTVPQTLPGIAAGSLLVFITGLGDFVDPELLGGASSMTISRLIYNQFLGPARNWGFGSALSMVLIFAVSLAIALLIKYGDRSAPKA from the coding sequence ATGGAAGAAAAACAGCCAGTTATTACGAAAAAAGGGCGCTTGCAGTGGCTAGAACCAACAATTTTACTTGCACCTGCTGGTGTTTGGTTACTTTTGTTGTTGGTATTGCCGACTTTAGTTATTTTTGAGTTAAGTTTAGTTGAGGGCATACGACCTGGTGATGTAGTTAACCCGGATGGATTGGGTAACTATTTACGTGTCTTTGAACCAGTAAATCTTATAGTCGTGAGGCGATCGCTGTTTTTCGCGACTGGGACGACGATTATTTGTCTGATTTTTGGTTTTCCTGTGGCTTATTGGTTGGGACAAATGTCGCCTCCGCGCTGGCGTAATTTACTGTTGTTGGGCTTTATTTTGCCTCTCTGGACTTCTTCGCTACTGCGGACTTATGCTTGGATTACAATTTTACGTCCTACAGGTGTGCTGAATACAATTTTAGGAGCGATTGGAATACCGGGATTAGATATTCTAAATCGTTCCCCTGCTGTATTAGTCGGAATGGCGTATAGTTATTTACCTTATATGGTGCTAATTCTTTACGCTTCTGTGGAAAAATTAGACCGACGTTTGTTAGAAGCTTCTGCGGATTTGGGTGCAAATCCCCTGGAAACTTTTTGGAAAGTAACTGTACCGCAAACTTTACCAGGCATTGCGGCTGGTTCGCTATTGGTATTTATTACTGGATTAGGAGATTTTGTCGATCCGGAATTGCTTGGGGGGGCGTCAAGTATGACGATCTCTCGCTTAATTTATAATCAATTTCTCGGTCCGGCAAGAAATTGGGGCTTTGGATCGGCTTTAAGTATGGTTTTGATTTTTGCTGTCAGTTTGGCGATCGCACTCCTGATTAAATATGGCGATCGCTCGGCACCTAAAGCATAA
- a CDS encoding Uma2 family endonuclease: MLNLNLPQNLPTAAELPHSDDTPVDNELQELIPGLLKAILLLNWVERWDWFFGIDMGVYYHPDQPPIIPDGFLSLGVERYYDEQLRLSYVLWVEKVIPILTLEVVSANYRGEYSRKKTDYAQLGVLYYVIYSSQRRRKPRLEVHRLVDGEYQLQPENPVWLPEIGLGIGCERGTYGGITREWLYWYDESGNRLLTPEERVKQAETEVTQAQQEAREAQQRAERLAQRLRNLGIEPDSLT, encoded by the coding sequence ATGCTCAACTTGAATTTACCGCAAAACTTACCAACCGCCGCAGAATTACCCCATTCTGACGATACTCCTGTGGATAATGAACTGCAAGAATTGATTCCTGGTTTACTCAAAGCAATTTTATTACTAAATTGGGTAGAGCGTTGGGATTGGTTTTTTGGAATCGATATGGGTGTATATTATCATCCTGACCAACCGCCAATTATCCCTGATGGATTTTTAAGTTTGGGTGTGGAAAGATACTACGATGAACAATTACGCCTTAGTTATGTTCTTTGGGTAGAAAAAGTAATACCAATTTTAACTTTAGAGGTTGTTTCTGCCAATTATCGCGGCGAATACAGTCGCAAGAAAACCGATTATGCTCAGTTGGGAGTATTGTATTATGTAATTTATTCTTCTCAGCGTCGCCGGAAGCCGCGTTTGGAGGTACATCGTTTAGTTGATGGTGAATATCAATTACAGCCGGAAAATCCGGTTTGGCTACCAGAAATAGGTTTAGGAATTGGTTGTGAAAGAGGAACGTATGGGGGGATAACTAGAGAATGGCTGTATTGGTATGATGAGTCAGGAAATAGATTGCTGACACCGGAAGAAAGAGTCAAGCAAGCAGAAACAGAAGTAACTCAAGCCCAGCAAGAAGCAAGAGAAGCCCAGCAACGGGCGGAAAGATTAGCTCAAAGATTAAGAAATTTGGGAATCGAGCCAGATAGCTTGACATAA
- a CDS encoding ABC transporter permease — MTDKIMYQPQEDEEIPLEMNKAKTGFSWQVVFTGLMFFYMYLPILVLTFYSFNEATYSTNWEGFTLKWYSQLFEDGRIIRALENSLVVAFASVAISAVLGTMMAVGLAKYRFPGKTLYRGISYLPLIVPDIAIAVATLVFLAVIGTRLSLWTIVAAHVVFCLAYVAIVVSSRIANLDPNLEEAALDLGATPTQAFLKVLLPELTPAIVAGCLLSFVLSLDDFLIASFTAGTGATTLPMEIFSRIRTGVKPDINALSVLLILGSGIIAFIAEYIRYQGEKKRFQ, encoded by the coding sequence ATGACTGATAAAATTATGTACCAACCACAGGAAGACGAAGAAATTCCTCTTGAAATGAATAAAGCTAAAACTGGTTTTTCCTGGCAGGTAGTTTTTACTGGTTTAATGTTTTTTTATATGTATCTGCCCATTTTGGTACTAACTTTTTATAGTTTTAACGAGGCTACTTATAGTACCAATTGGGAAGGTTTTACTCTGAAATGGTATTCCCAACTGTTTGAGGATGGTAGGATTATTCGGGCTTTAGAAAATAGTTTAGTAGTTGCCTTTGCTTCAGTAGCAATTTCGGCAGTTTTAGGGACGATGATGGCTGTAGGTTTAGCTAAATATCGTTTTCCTGGGAAAACTCTCTACCGAGGTATTTCTTACTTACCTTTAATTGTTCCCGATATTGCGATCGCTGTTGCCACACTTGTCTTTTTAGCAGTAATTGGTACTCGTTTAAGTTTGTGGACAATTGTCGCGGCTCATGTCGTATTTTGTCTAGCTTATGTAGCGATCGTCGTTTCTTCACGAATTGCTAATCTCGATCCTAACTTAGAAGAAGCGGCTTTGGATTTGGGTGCAACTCCTACTCAAGCTTTTCTGAAAGTTTTGCTTCCGGAATTAACTCCAGCTATTGTTGCTGGTTGTTTATTATCTTTTGTTCTTAGTTTAGACGACTTTTTAATCGCCAGTTTTACTGCTGGTACGGGTGCAACTACCCTCCCAATGGAAATTTTCAGCCGTATTCGTACAGGTGTCAAGCCAGATATTAACGCTCTCAGTGTCTTATTAATTCTTGGTTCGGGTATCATTGCTTTTATCGCTGAATATATCCGTTACCAAGGGGAAAAAAAGCGTTTTCAGTAA